The proteins below come from a single Saccharophagus degradans 2-40 genomic window:
- a CDS encoding carbohydrate-binding protein: protein MLRIHLAMPNMAFSLLQHYLLNTFSGVSIWVLCGLLMGAYVNAATQEINGNQLQVTCQSETFCDIHYRLNNGRELNIAMASLGNGEYAHTISNLISGDVIVYYLTYQQNGLAYDSERLTHIYGGASSSAGADPYLGFRAPIPGTILAVNYDTGGEGIAFHDATIGNSGGQYRDESVDIESASIGGFNVGWVASGEWLQYSVDVARAGSFDIVAQIASPNSGGSLHYEITGATNVQSDAVQFANTGGWQVWAHTAAAKVQLNAGAHTIRLVFESAGFNIHSLLVSEASSSFGKVEAESFDSMSGVVSEATSVGYFDRGDWMKYSAVSFGNLAKSITLSVAGEYNNGIAELRLDSVSGPVIGTYSMESTGGWASFKPKSFNIVHTLGVHDLYIVGKNGSGIFNLDYFQLSADVVEETNPATAVKAMSLNIYGWATMPQNADKYAALIRSRGVDVVGIQEGVEDWLIGPGFPTNYSKADALGAALGACWQQRYQIFINICEGNSFVSNRRFDMTDGPNATRTGESARINKNGFEYAVLTVHWDHQSGAAKVANAHETAAEVNYYGALPTVVVGDFNTGCTSHEVNTLMHEAGMVLIGNAGIDCILAKRFNGTAQTFDAAPSDHPGLDASLSTN, encoded by the coding sequence ATGTTGCGAATTCATCTAGCCATGCCAAATATGGCCTTTTCACTATTACAGCACTATCTTTTAAACACATTTTCTGGGGTATCCATATGGGTACTTTGTGGTTTATTGATGGGGGCATACGTTAATGCCGCCACACAAGAGATCAACGGCAACCAGTTACAAGTGACATGCCAAAGCGAAACCTTTTGCGATATTCATTATCGTTTGAATAATGGCAGAGAATTAAATATAGCGATGGCGTCGTTAGGTAATGGTGAGTACGCACATACGATTTCTAATCTTATTTCTGGCGATGTGATTGTTTACTACCTTACGTACCAACAAAACGGTTTGGCCTATGACTCTGAGCGCCTGACGCACATATATGGGGGGGCTAGCTCCAGCGCTGGCGCAGATCCCTATTTGGGGTTTAGAGCACCTATTCCAGGGACTATTCTCGCTGTGAACTACGATACTGGAGGCGAAGGCATCGCTTTTCATGATGCCACAATAGGAAACTCTGGTGGTCAATACCGCGACGAAAGTGTGGATATAGAGAGCGCTTCGATTGGTGGCTTTAATGTGGGGTGGGTTGCTTCCGGCGAGTGGCTGCAATACTCCGTGGATGTGGCGAGAGCTGGCAGTTTCGATATTGTTGCGCAAATCGCCTCTCCTAATTCTGGGGGCAGCCTTCATTATGAAATTACAGGGGCAACCAATGTTCAATCTGACGCGGTGCAATTTGCGAATACAGGTGGTTGGCAGGTTTGGGCACACACAGCGGCTGCGAAGGTACAGCTGAATGCAGGTGCTCATACCATTCGGTTAGTGTTTGAATCAGCAGGGTTTAATATTCATTCTCTGCTGGTAAGCGAAGCGAGCTCTAGTTTCGGGAAAGTTGAGGCAGAAAGTTTTGATTCCATGAGTGGCGTAGTGTCGGAGGCGACAAGCGTAGGCTATTTTGATCGCGGTGATTGGATGAAATACAGCGCGGTCAGCTTTGGTAATCTTGCCAAGAGCATAACGTTATCCGTCGCTGGTGAATACAATAATGGTATAGCAGAACTTAGATTAGACAGTGTCAGTGGGCCGGTGATTGGCACCTACTCAATGGAATCGACAGGTGGTTGGGCTAGTTTTAAGCCAAAGAGTTTTAATATCGTTCATACCTTGGGAGTGCATGATCTTTATATTGTTGGTAAAAATGGCAGTGGCATTTTTAATTTAGACTATTTTCAATTATCTGCAGATGTCGTAGAAGAGACCAACCCTGCTACAGCGGTAAAAGCGATGTCGCTGAATATATATGGGTGGGCAACAATGCCTCAAAATGCTGATAAGTATGCAGCGCTTATTCGTTCTCGGGGTGTTGATGTTGTGGGTATTCAAGAGGGGGTAGAAGATTGGCTTATTGGGCCGGGTTTTCCCACAAATTACTCCAAAGCAGATGCTCTTGGTGCTGCCTTAGGAGCTTGTTGGCAGCAGCGCTATCAAATTTTTATTAATATTTGTGAAGGAAATAGCTTCGTGTCGAATCGTCGATTCGACATGACCGATGGGCCTAATGCAACGCGCACAGGCGAGTCTGCACGAATAAACAAAAATGGGTTCGAATACGCAGTCTTAACGGTGCACTGGGATCACCAAAGTGGCGCAGCTAAAGTTGCTAATGCACATGAAACAGCCGCCGAGGTTAATTACTACGGTGCATTGCCTACCGTTGTTGTGGGCGATTTCAACACTGGCTGTACAAGCCATGAAGTAAATACACTTATGCATGAAGCTGGAATGGTTTTGATTGGTAACGCCGGCATTGATTGCATTTTAGCTAAGCGATTCAATGGTACGGCACAAACATTTGATGCTGCACCATCTGATCACCCTGGCTTGGATGCGTCACTCAGTACCAACTAG
- a CDS encoding accessory factor UbiK family protein, with translation MIDQLAKQLFTDVQQRMQELGNSDTLPASQLKAVLESGLRKLNLVTREEFDAQQAVLLRTREKIDKLEAQLQALMEAERD, from the coding sequence ATGATTGACCAACTTGCCAAACAACTTTTCACTGATGTGCAACAACGCATGCAAGAGCTAGGTAATAGCGACACATTACCCGCCTCGCAGCTTAAAGCAGTGCTTGAATCTGGTTTGCGCAAACTTAACTTAGTAACTCGCGAAGAATTTGACGCCCAGCAAGCTGTACTGCTGCGTACCCGCGAGAAAATAGACAAGCTAGAAGCGCAGTTGCAAGCCCTAATGGAAGCCGAACGAGACTAG
- a CDS encoding urease accessory protein UreD, translated as MNAILPKISTLPAKPAPTREWLAGIDLLLAKRYQRTALMSSKHFGPLRVQRPFYPEPDGCCHIYLLHPPGGLVIGDNLHIGASLQQGAQALITTPSAGKLYGAKGASEKQGQQVEFNLAAESCLEWLPQETIIFDGANGTLSTKVNLTGNAQYFGWDIIRLGRVASGEPFNTGTCAQRLQLWRDGLPLFIEKTKFEASSNMHREKWGLQNANTCATLTATLQLTRDSIDEMLEALAQLGVTNTGEWGLTQKESLFIVRYLGNSITDCRKGFEFIWQQTRAVFNGKPAEVPRIWRT; from the coding sequence ATGAACGCCATTCTACCAAAGATTTCTACGCTTCCTGCCAAACCGGCCCCCACACGGGAGTGGCTAGCAGGGATAGATCTATTATTGGCCAAACGTTACCAGCGCACGGCGCTGATGTCATCTAAACATTTTGGCCCTTTACGGGTGCAGCGGCCTTTTTACCCCGAGCCAGATGGCTGTTGTCATATCTATTTATTGCACCCGCCGGGTGGGTTGGTTATTGGCGATAATTTACATATTGGTGCAAGTTTGCAGCAAGGTGCTCAAGCTTTAATCACCACGCCCTCTGCGGGCAAGTTGTATGGGGCAAAGGGCGCTAGCGAAAAGCAAGGCCAGCAAGTTGAGTTTAATTTAGCCGCCGAGAGTTGTTTAGAGTGGTTGCCACAAGAAACCATTATATTCGATGGTGCCAACGGCACCTTAAGCACCAAGGTAAATTTAACAGGCAATGCCCAATATTTTGGTTGGGACATAATTCGGCTGGGGCGCGTTGCAAGTGGAGAGCCGTTTAACACCGGTACCTGTGCGCAGCGCTTACAACTTTGGCGAGATGGCCTGCCGCTATTTATAGAAAAAACCAAATTCGAAGCCAGCAGTAACATGCATCGTGAAAAGTGGGGCCTGCAAAACGCCAATACCTGCGCCACACTAACTGCCACCCTTCAGCTTACGCGCGATAGTATTGACGAAATGTTAGAGGCTTTAGCGCAGTTAGGGGTAACCAATACAGGCGAGTGGGGCTTAACGCAAAAAGAATCCTTATTTATTGTGCGCTACCTCGGCAATTCAATAACCGATTGCCGTAAAGGCTTTGAATTTATATGGCAGCAAACGCGAGCAGTGTTTAATGGTAAGCCAGCGGAAGTGCCGCGCATTTGGAGGACATGA
- the ureA gene encoding urease subunit gamma yields MELNPREKDKLLLFTAALLAERRKARGVKLNYPEAIALISAEVMEGARDGKTVAELMEAGRQVLRVEDVMDGIADMIHEVQVEATFPDGTKLVTVHNPIV; encoded by the coding sequence ATGGAATTAAATCCACGCGAGAAAGATAAGTTATTGTTATTTACTGCGGCGTTATTGGCAGAGCGTCGTAAAGCGCGCGGGGTGAAATTAAATTACCCAGAAGCCATTGCATTAATTAGTGCCGAAGTGATGGAAGGCGCACGTGATGGTAAAACCGTTGCAGAATTAATGGAGGCGGGGCGTCAGGTTTTGCGTGTAGAAGACGTAATGGATGGCATAGCCGATATGATTCACGAAGTGCAAGTTGAAGCTACCTTTCCCGACGGTACCAAATTGGTAACCGTTCACAACCCCATCGTATAA
- a CDS encoding urease subunit beta, whose protein sequence is MKPGEYDIQPGEIILNEGRARLTITVENSGDRPIQVGSHYHFYETNPALVFDREKTRGYRLNIAAGTAVRFEPGQDREVELVEVSGNKIIYGFRGEIMGEL, encoded by the coding sequence ATGAAACCAGGCGAATACGATATTCAACCCGGCGAAATAATATTAAACGAAGGCAGAGCAAGGCTCACAATAACCGTAGAAAACAGTGGCGACCGTCCTATTCAAGTTGGCTCCCATTATCATTTTTACGAAACTAACCCAGCACTTGTTTTCGACCGAGAAAAAACACGCGGCTATCGTTTAAACATTGCTGCCGGTACCGCAGTGCGGTTTGAGCCGGGCCAAGATCGCGAAGTAGAGTTAGTTGAAGTTTCAGGTAACAAAATTATTTACGGTTTCCGCGGCGAAATAATGGGAGAGCTATAA
- the ureC gene encoding urease subunit alpha translates to MSKISRRAYADMYGPTVGDKVRLADTALWIQVEKDFTIYGEEVKFGGGKVIRDGMGQSQATSDKTPDTVITNALILDHWGIVKADVAIKNGRISAIGKAGNPDIQPGVTIIVGPCTEVIAGEGQILTAGAIDSHIHFICPQQIDEALMSGTTTMIGGGTGPATGTNATTCTPGKWHIGKMLQAGESFAMNLGFLGKGNASLPGGLNEQLEAGALGLKLHEDWGTTPASIDNCLTVAENYDVQVAIHTDTLNESGFVEDTLAAFKGRTIHTYHTEGAGGGHAPDIIKACGSSNVLPSSTNPTRPYTVNTVDEHLDMLMVCHHLDPNIPEDVAFADSRIRKETIAAEDILHDLGAFSMIASDSQAMGRVGEVICRTWQTAHKMKVQRGLLPEDEGTGADNFRAKRYIAKYTINPALAHGVAHEVGSIEVGKLADIILWKPAFFGVKPSLIIKGGAIAAAPMGDPNASIPTPQPVHYRKMFGAYGQACKQTSVSFVSQAAIDASISDYFQLERRLVAVKNCRSVTKADMVHNAYQPHMEVDPETYEVRADGQLLTCEPAEELPMAQRYFLF, encoded by the coding sequence ATGAGCAAAATTAGCAGACGTGCCTACGCTGATATGTATGGCCCAACCGTTGGCGACAAAGTACGCCTAGCGGATACCGCATTATGGATACAAGTAGAAAAAGACTTCACCATTTACGGCGAAGAAGTAAAGTTTGGCGGCGGTAAAGTAATTCGCGATGGCATGGGCCAAAGCCAAGCCACCAGTGATAAAACACCAGATACCGTAATTACTAACGCGCTAATTCTCGATCACTGGGGCATTGTTAAAGCCGATGTGGCAATCAAGAATGGTCGAATTTCTGCAATAGGTAAAGCGGGTAACCCCGATATTCAACCTGGTGTAACAATTATTGTTGGCCCCTGCACAGAAGTGATTGCAGGTGAAGGTCAAATACTTACCGCAGGCGCAATAGACTCTCATATTCATTTTATTTGCCCACAACAAATAGACGAAGCGCTTATGAGTGGCACTACCACAATGATTGGTGGTGGCACAGGGCCAGCAACCGGCACCAACGCAACAACCTGTACCCCAGGTAAATGGCATATAGGCAAAATGTTGCAAGCAGGTGAAAGCTTTGCCATGAACTTAGGTTTTTTAGGTAAAGGTAATGCAAGTTTACCTGGTGGTTTGAATGAGCAATTAGAAGCGGGTGCGCTCGGTTTAAAACTGCACGAAGATTGGGGTACAACACCTGCGTCTATTGATAATTGTTTAACCGTTGCAGAAAACTACGATGTGCAAGTGGCGATTCATACCGATACGTTAAACGAATCGGGCTTTGTGGAAGATACACTTGCTGCGTTTAAAGGCCGCACTATTCACACCTATCACACCGAGGGTGCTGGGGGTGGTCACGCGCCAGATATTATCAAAGCGTGTGGTAGTTCAAACGTATTGCCTTCTTCAACCAACCCTACGCGTCCCTATACCGTTAATACGGTAGATGAGCATTTAGATATGCTTATGGTATGCCACCACCTCGACCCTAATATTCCAGAAGACGTTGCCTTTGCCGATTCGCGTATTCGTAAAGAAACTATTGCGGCAGAAGATATTCTGCATGATTTAGGTGCTTTTTCTATGATTGCATCCGACTCGCAAGCAATGGGGCGGGTGGGCGAAGTTATTTGCCGCACTTGGCAGACGGCACATAAAATGAAAGTGCAGCGTGGTTTACTGCCCGAGGATGAAGGCACAGGCGCAGATAACTTTCGCGCAAAACGCTACATTGCGAAATACACTATTAACCCCGCGTTAGCGCACGGTGTTGCACACGAAGTGGGTTCGATAGAAGTAGGCAAGCTGGCGGATATTATTTTGTGGAAGCCCGCCTTTTTTGGCGTTAAACCTTCTTTAATAATAAAGGGCGGTGCTATTGCCGCTGCACCTATGGGGGACCCTAACGCTTCTATTCCCACGCCGCAGCCTGTGCATTATCGCAAAATGTTTGGCGCCTATGGTCAAGCCTGTAAACAAACCTCTGTAAGTTTTGTAAGCCAAGCGGCTATAGATGCGAGTATTAGCGATTACTTTCAATTAGAGCGTCGCTTAGTGGCTGTTAAAAATTGCCGCAGCGTAACCAAAGCCGATATGGTACACAACGCTTACCAGCCGCATATGGAAGTTGACCCCGAAACGTACGAAGTAAGAGCGGATGGCCAATTACTTACCTGCGAACCTGCAGAAGAATTACCTATGGCACAGCGGTATTTCCTATTTTAG
- the ureE gene encoding urease accessory protein UreE yields the protein MLEIYEVIPAQEMQNKQTQLTVELRFDERQKSRHKTQTTCGKDLGWFIERGYVLAHGEGLQSKCGEIITVVAAKESVSEVTAENTHQLMRAAYHLGNRHVPLQVDPTKLAYLHDHVLDDMVRGLGLTVTAAQAPFTPESGAYHGTTGHGGGHSHSHGHSHDHHHDHSH from the coding sequence ATGTTAGAAATTTATGAAGTAATTCCTGCGCAAGAAATGCAGAACAAACAAACCCAATTAACCGTAGAGTTGCGTTTCGACGAGCGCCAAAAAAGCCGCCACAAAACGCAAACAACTTGCGGTAAAGATTTAGGCTGGTTTATAGAACGCGGCTATGTACTTGCGCACGGCGAAGGGTTGCAATCTAAATGCGGTGAAATTATTACCGTCGTTGCCGCAAAAGAAAGTGTAAGTGAAGTGACGGCAGAAAATACGCATCAACTAATGCGCGCGGCATACCACTTAGGTAATCGTCACGTGCCATTACAAGTAGACCCAACAAAGCTCGCCTACCTGCACGATCACGTACTAGACGATATGGTACGTGGCTTGGGCTTAACGGTTACTGCTGCACAAGCCCCGTTTACGCCAGAGTCGGGCGCTTACCACGGTACAACAGGGCATGGAGGAGGGCACAGCCATTCTCACGGTCACTCTCATGATCACCACCACGATCACAGCCATTAA
- a CDS encoding urease accessory protein UreF: MFNNNSLQKLMYLVSPALPVGAYAYSQGLEFAVDGGWLKTEADVSAWIAGVMENSLAELDMPVLVRIYKAWQQGDIEQVKYWNHFLRAGRETHELLLEDDQLGIALKRLLISLEIPHAAEVEKPAFATLFALAGVHWQVPIEQLLQGFAWTWLENQVAAATKLVPFGQTQAQKVILALQPNIAPACEKAFILKDDELGAGLPALAIASAKHERQYSRLFRS; this comes from the coding sequence ATGTTCAACAATAATAGTTTACAAAAACTCATGTACCTAGTAAGCCCAGCCTTACCGGTGGGTGCTTATGCCTATTCGCAAGGGTTGGAGTTTGCGGTAGATGGTGGTTGGTTAAAAACCGAAGCGGATGTAAGTGCATGGATAGCAGGTGTAATGGAAAATAGTTTGGCCGAGCTTGATATGCCGGTGTTGGTGCGTATTTATAAAGCGTGGCAACAGGGCGATATAGAGCAGGTAAAATATTGGAATCACTTTTTACGCGCAGGCCGAGAAACGCACGAGTTATTGTTAGAAGACGATCAATTAGGTATTGCCCTAAAGCGATTATTAATTTCGCTAGAAATACCCCATGCCGCCGAAGTAGAAAAACCGGCGTTCGCGACTTTGTTTGCCTTAGCTGGTGTGCATTGGCAAGTACCTATAGAGCAATTGTTACAGGGCTTTGCATGGACGTGGTTAGAAAACCAAGTGGCTGCGGCAACCAAGCTTGTACCCTTTGGGCAAACGCAGGCGCAAAAAGTAATTTTAGCGTTGCAGCCTAATATCGCACCGGCTTGCGAAAAAGCATTTATTTTAAAAGATGATGAGTTGGGCGCAGGCTTGCCTGCATTAGCAATTGCTTCTGCTAAGCACGAGCGCCAATACTCGCGATTATTTAGATCTTAA
- the ureG gene encoding urease accessory protein UreG — protein sequence MTTTKPALRLGIGGPVGSGKTALVKVLCAILKEKYNIAVITNDIYTREDAEFLLRHEVLEADRILGVETGGCPHTAIREDASMNLSAVAELQDRFANLDVILIESGGDNLAATFSPELSDLTLYVIDVSAGDKIPRKGGPGITKSDLLIINKIDLAELVGADLGVMDRDAKKMRGNKPFVFSNLKNGTGVEDIVSFIEKQGMLTPSK from the coding sequence ATGACAACAACAAAACCAGCATTGCGTTTAGGTATTGGTGGCCCTGTGGGCTCCGGCAAAACAGCTTTGGTAAAAGTGCTGTGCGCAATTCTTAAAGAAAAATATAACATTGCTGTTATTACTAACGATATTTACACGCGCGAAGACGCCGAGTTTTTATTGCGTCACGAAGTGTTAGAAGCCGATAGAATTCTAGGTGTAGAAACCGGCGGTTGCCCGCACACGGCAATTCGTGAAGACGCATCTATGAACTTATCTGCGGTGGCAGAATTGCAAGATCGCTTCGCCAATTTAGATGTAATTTTAATAGAAAGCGGTGGCGATAATTTAGCAGCTACATTTAGCCCGGAATTATCGGATTTAACCCTTTATGTTATTGATGTGTCTGCCGGCGATAAAATTCCCCGTAAAGGTGGGCCAGGCATTACTAAATCAGACCTGCTTATTATCAATAAAATCGACTTGGCTGAATTAGTCGGCGCCGACTTGGGCGTGATGGATCGCGATGCGAAAAAAATGCGTGGCAACAAACCTTTTGTATTCTCCAACTTAAAAAATGGTACAGGTGTAGAAGATATTGTTAGCTTTATAGAAAAGCAGGGCATGTTGACACCGTCTAAGTGA
- a CDS encoding transport-associated protein produces MEIVAISTFLIMGVGLGILHAFDPDHVAAVGGISVADGPRSPYWRFAVHWSLGHGTAMLMLAAAVFILGFAIPAQLSSFAEQTVAYMLIAIGGYSLWRFYSGLSKGQNTDVESPRAITSAPLIGLIHGTAGSAPLLAILPASKLANPIIGVAYVTLFSVGVALGMLVLGTLLAQTFKQVGRVGALYQGLIQAAIGLFALILGIFLVLH; encoded by the coding sequence ATGGAAATAGTAGCAATATCAACTTTTTTAATAATGGGAGTAGGGCTAGGTATATTGCATGCCTTCGACCCAGACCACGTAGCGGCGGTAGGTGGCATAAGTGTGGCGGATGGCCCGCGCTCGCCCTATTGGCGTTTTGCTGTGCACTGGTCGCTAGGGCATGGTACCGCCATGCTAATGCTCGCGGCGGCGGTATTTATACTCGGCTTTGCTATACCCGCGCAGTTAAGTAGTTTTGCAGAGCAAACGGTTGCCTACATGCTAATAGCCATAGGTGGTTACTCGTTATGGCGCTTTTACTCAGGTTTAAGCAAGGGCCAAAATACAGATGTTGAAAGCCCGCGCGCCATTACCTCGGCGCCGCTAATTGGGCTTATTCACGGTACGGCTGGCTCCGCACCATTATTGGCGATTTTGCCTGCATCGAAACTCGCCAACCCCATAATAGGCGTAGCCTATGTAACGCTATTTAGTGTTGGGGTTGCACTAGGGATGCTCGTGCTGGGCACTCTTTTAGCGCAAACCTTTAAGCAAGTTGGCCGTGTAGGTGCACTTTATCAGGGCTTAATTCAGGCTGCTATTGGTCTGTTTGCTTTAATACTTGGTATCTTTTTGGTGCTTCACTAG
- the urtA gene encoding urea ABC transporter substrate-binding protein gives MKKLVKKSGVALGAAVMALGAYTAQAADTIKVGVLHSLTGTMAISETTLKDTVLMMVEEQNKKGGLLGKKLEAVVVDPASNWPLFAEKTRELLEKEKVDVIFGCWTSVSRKSVLPVIEELNGLLFYPVQYEGEESSKNVFYTGAAPNQQAIPAVDYLMSEDGGSVKRWVLEGTDYVYPRTTNKILEQYLISKGVAKEDISINYTPFGHADWQTRVAEIKKFGSKGKKTAVVSTVNGDANVPFYKELANAGISAEDIPVVAFSVGEEELSGFDTAPLVGHLAAWNYFMSVDSKANDEFIAAWHKFIKDDKRVTNDPMEATYIGFKAWAKAVEKAKSTEVDKVRPAMYGIEVANLTGGIAKVLPNHHFTKPVLIGEIQSDGQFETVWETEAEVPGDAWTDFLPESAKIISDWQNPAVNCGNYNTETKKCSGQNF, from the coding sequence ATGAAAAAATTAGTAAAAAAATCTGGGGTGGCATTAGGGGCAGCAGTAATGGCCTTGGGTGCATACACCGCTCAAGCGGCAGACACTATTAAAGTTGGTGTTCTACATTCATTAACCGGCACTATGGCTATCAGCGAAACAACACTAAAAGATACAGTGTTAATGATGGTTGAAGAGCAAAACAAAAAAGGCGGCTTGCTAGGTAAAAAACTAGAAGCAGTAGTAGTAGACCCTGCGTCTAACTGGCCTTTGTTCGCAGAAAAAACTCGCGAACTTTTAGAGAAAGAAAAAGTAGATGTTATTTTCGGCTGTTGGACATCTGTATCACGTAAATCTGTTTTGCCAGTAATTGAAGAGCTAAACGGTTTACTTTTCTACCCAGTACAGTACGAAGGCGAAGAGTCATCTAAAAACGTTTTCTACACTGGTGCTGCGCCCAACCAACAAGCTATTCCTGCTGTAGATTACCTGATGAGCGAAGATGGCGGCTCAGTTAAGCGTTGGGTACTTGAAGGCACCGATTACGTTTACCCACGTACCACCAACAAAATTCTTGAGCAATACTTAATTAGTAAAGGCGTTGCCAAAGAAGATATTTCTATTAACTACACGCCATTCGGTCACGCAGATTGGCAAACCCGTGTAGCAGAAATTAAAAAGTTCGGTTCTAAAGGAAAGAAAACCGCCGTTGTTTCTACCGTAAACGGTGATGCAAACGTACCTTTCTACAAAGAATTAGCTAACGCTGGTATTTCTGCAGAAGATATTCCTGTAGTAGCGTTTTCTGTTGGTGAAGAAGAGCTATCTGGTTTCGACACTGCACCTCTTGTTGGCCACTTGGCTGCTTGGAACTACTTTATGAGCGTAGATTCCAAAGCAAACGACGAGTTTATTGCTGCATGGCATAAGTTTATTAAAGACGATAAGCGCGTAACCAACGACCCTATGGAAGCGACTTACATCGGCTTTAAAGCGTGGGCCAAGGCTGTAGAAAAAGCGAAGAGCACCGAAGTAGATAAAGTGCGCCCAGCTATGTACGGTATTGAAGTTGCTAACCTTACTGGCGGTATCGCTAAAGTATTACCTAACCATCACTTCACTAAGCCTGTATTAATTGGCGAGATTCAATCAGACGGTCAATTTGAAACTGTTTGGGAAACCGAAGCCGAAGTACCAGGTGATGCATGGACTGACTTTTTACCAGAAAGTGCAAAAATCATCTCTGACTGGCAGAACCCTGCTGTCAATTGCGGTAACTACAATACCGAAACCAAAAAGTGTTCTGGTCAAAACTTCTAA